In Ramlibacter sp., the sequence GCCACTGCTGGCGTCCGGCGCGCTGGGGTAATTGACACTGTAGGTCTGCGCACCGCCGGCGTGGCTGGTGCTGGTCACGCGCCCACCGGTGTCATACGCAAAGCTGGCCAGCCGCTGGCCGCTTTCGTCGTTGATGCCGGTCAGCGCCGCCGGCCACTGCGGGTTCTCATAGGCGTAGGCCTTGAACACGTTGCCCGGGTAGCTGGCGCTGGTCAACCGCGAGGCGCCATCGTATTGGTAGCTGACGCTGTACCCGCCGGGTGCGGTCACGCTGGCGATCTGCCCCTGGGCGTTGTACGCTAGTTGCAGGCTGCGGCCAAAGGCGTTGGTGACACTGACCAACTGGCCCAGGCCGTTGTAGCTGAGGCTGGTGACCCAGCCGTTGCGCTGGGTGATGCTCTGCAGCACAGTGCCCGTGGCGTCCAGCTGCCAGCGGCTTTCGTCGCTGGCGCGGGTAAATTGCCAGCCTTGGGCGGTCTGCGTCAAGGCGTCCCTGCCGTTGTCTGCAACCCAGGCGGCGGTGGCATCAGTGCGCTGGAACACCACCTTGCTGCCGTCACCCAGGCGCACCACGCGCTGGTTGTCGGCGCCGCTGATCTGCGCAGCATAGCCGTGGCTCCAGCCCTGGCCCAAAACGGCGCCGATATTGCCCAGGCTGCGGTAGTAACGCGTCCAGTCCAGCGGATGGGCGCCAGCATCGGCGTAGTCGGATTCGGTTTGCAACTTCTCGCCGGTTGAAGGCGAAACGGGATTGCCGATCAGACTGCCGGGGTCGGCAGGGCACATGTCGGGCGGGTTCGCCGCGCTCACGGTGATGTTGTTGGAGGCGGTGTTGCTGCAGCCGCTGCAGGATGCCGTGAGAAGCGCTTCGGCTTTGTGCGACGGGGGCTGGTATATGAAACGGTATTCGCCCGATGCATTGGTCGTTCCGCTGATGCTGCCTCCACCGCTCAGGGCAATGGTCACCGCTTTTCCGGATACGGCCGCGCCATTTTGTTTGACGGTGGCCACTTGGGGCAGTGCTCCACCTGCGGGTAGCGCCTTGGTGGTGCTACCGCCAACCAGTCCAATTACAAGGGGCTGGGGAGGGGTTGGAACGCAGGCGCGTATGCTGTCATCCCAAAACTGTCCGTAAAGGCAATAGCACCGTCCGTCAACGCCCAATCCCACCAAGTTCTGATTGCGCGAATCAGCGCAGCCGCAGGTTGCGAATTCGTACGGCCCTCTATAACTGTCAACAATTACCCCGTTAATCTCCTTGTGCCAGGCAACGTCAGCTTGGTATCCTCCCCATGGTCCGCCAAATCTACCGTACTGGGTGGAGGGCAGGATGGGATTGCAAAGATCGTAGATGACATTGGGATGCGCCGCTTGGTAGAGCACGCACGACCGATTTATCACCGAAGCAACGTCTAGCGACCCGGAAGAAGGCCGGCTGAAAGTTTCGTAATACCCAAGGCCATCACTCGCGGTGCAGCTATCGACGGAATGACCAGATGGTGGATTGCAGCCCGGGCACTGTGCAAAAGCGGACTGCGAAACCAGCAACACGAACAGCAGACGTACGCAACCCAGCAGGCAACGCTTTAGAAAATCAGGCATGAGCCCCCCCCCTCAATCTTTTTGGTGCCGAGAATCTAGTCAGTTCGACTTATTTCGTCAATTGATTTGAGGGCAATGCTTCAACCACGCAACAGGTTGTCTCCATTCCTCATTTGTGGGGGCCTCCAGCGCGGATGCCCCAAAATACGCCCACCCTTGGTGCGCCCAGCAGTCCACAGGCACCAAATTTGCTTTGAGCCCCTTGGTTGTATTTCCCTGTTCTGTCTGGAGCCTTCCCCATGAAAAAACGCGTCTTCCTCAAAACCACCGCGGCGCTGGCCGCTGCCGCCGCTTTTGTTGGCACTGCCAGCGCGCAGACCACGCCGATCAAGTTCCAGCTCGACTGGCGGTTTGAGGGGCCGGCGGCCCTGTTCCTGGTGCCGGCCGCCAAGGGTTACTTCAAGGACGCCAAGCTCGACGTGTCGATTGACGCGGGCAACGGCTCGGGCGGCACGGTCACGCGGGTGGCTTCGGGCACCTACGACATGGGCTTTGCCGACCTGGCCGCGCTGATGGAGTTCCACGCCAACAACCCCGACGCGCCCAACAAGCCCGTGGCGGTGATGATGGTCTACAACAACACGCCCGCCTCGGTCATGGCGCTCAAGAAGTCAGGCATCAAGACCCCGGCCGACCTGAACGGCAAGAAGCTCGGCGCCCCGGTGTTTGACGCGGGCCGCCGCGCCTTCCCGATTTTTGCCAAGGCCAACAGCATCAGCGGCGTGCAGTGGACGGCCATGGACCCGCCGCTGCGCGAGACCATGCTGGCCCGCGGTGACGTGGACGCCATCACCGGCTTCACCTTCACCTCGCTGCTCAACCTGGAGGCGCGCGGCGTCAAGGCCGAGGACGTGGTGGTGCTGCCCTACCCCGACTACGGTGTCAAGCTCTATGGCAATGTGATCATTGCCTCGCCCAAGCTGATCAAGGAGAACCCGGCCGCGGTCAAGGCTTTCCTCTCGGCCTTTGCCAAGGGCATGAAAGAGGTGATCGCCAAGCCTGAGGCCGCGATTGAAACTGTCAAGGCGCGCGATGGCATCATCAACACCGCGCTGGAAACGCGCCGCCTCAAGCTGGCGATCGACACCGTCGTCAACAGCCCCGACGCTCGCGCCGAAGGCTTTGGCCAGGTAGTGCCAGGCCGCCTGTCGCTGATGGCGTCGCAGGTGTCGGACGCGTTCAACACCAAGACGCGCGTGAATGCCGACACGGTGTGGAACCCGGCCTTCCTGCCCAGCAAAGCGGAACTCAACGTGCTGCCCACCGCGAAAAAGTAACCCCCCGAAGCGGCCTGCGGCTGCTGGACAACACCACACACGCGCCCATGAATTTTGTAGATTTCCGCGACGTCTGGCTGGCCTA encodes:
- a CDS encoding ABC transporter substrate-binding protein, which produces MKKRVFLKTTAALAAAAAFVGTASAQTTPIKFQLDWRFEGPAALFLVPAAKGYFKDAKLDVSIDAGNGSGGTVTRVASGTYDMGFADLAALMEFHANNPDAPNKPVAVMMVYNNTPASVMALKKSGIKTPADLNGKKLGAPVFDAGRRAFPIFAKANSISGVQWTAMDPPLRETMLARGDVDAITGFTFTSLLNLEARGVKAEDVVVLPYPDYGVKLYGNVIIASPKLIKENPAAVKAFLSAFAKGMKEVIAKPEAAIETVKARDGIINTALETRRLKLAIDTVVNSPDARAEGFGQVVPGRLSLMASQVSDAFNTKTRVNADTVWNPAFLPSKAELNVLPTAKK